From the Nematostella vectensis chromosome 7, jaNemVect1.1, whole genome shotgun sequence genome, the window AATCCTCAGCGATATGAACAAGTGCATGCGTGCTTTGATGCAGTAAAAGGGACGAAAGCGTGGTGGAAAAGAGTTGGCACTCTATCTCAGCGGCGTAGCACTGCTACCAACGTTTGTCTGGATGATGAACAACTCACCGGTCTCAATGATTACTTCGGAAATCTGTGTACGACACAACATACGAGGAACCTGCTATCATGACTATTGATTCATAGCTCAGTTTTTCCCGAAGTCAGTGAGCGACAGGTTTGGAAGGCACTCGAGGgaataaaatttaagaaaatagaaaCAGATATCTACAAGATAGATGGCAAGGAGTACTTGATAACGGTGGACTATTTCTCAAACTTTTGGGAAATCGATCCCCTTCCCAATGACGCTAAGGCCTCTACAGTTATCAAGAAACTAAAGGTTCGCTTTGCGCGACAAGGGATACCTGACAAAGTCATTAGTGACAATGGTCCTTAATTCTATTCTGAGGAATTTACCAACTTTACACATGAGTTGGGTTTTGAACACCAACCTGTAAGCCCTGAACATCAACAAATAGAAAAGCAGAGGCAGCAGTCAAAGATGCAAAGCGTTTGCTAAAGAAGGCTAAGCACACGAAAAGTGATTTGTACGAAAAGTGGCAGTACCCGCACTGAGAAACACACTCACTGAGGCTATGGAAACCAGCCCAGCACAACGACTACTGGGAGACGATTCAAGGCTACCCGTGACAGCAAAGCTACTGAAACCTAAAGAGGTAAACACTGATAGAGTGGTAAAGGAGACAAAGGCAAAGCAAGCAGTGCAAGCCTCACACTACAACCGAGGGAGATCTTCCTCCACTAGAAGAAGGAGATGTGGTGAGGATGCAGCGTTCGTATGAAGTCGAGACAGACGTAAAGACACACCGAAGAAACAGGGTGGATCTCAAGGAACAGAACCTTCCGCCTgcagcaccacaggaaacagACCAAGGCCCAACCCCGGACAAGAAACAGGACAACCCAGCAACCAAGGCACCGGAAGTGTGTCAAGGTTTACAGTTAACCATATGGGATTGAAATAAGCCGTTCACTTTACTACGAAATAGAATCGTAAaactctaaaaaaatattctgaccTGACAGTGGAGTCTTAAATAATGTCTGGGTGAAGTTTCAAGCCATTTGAGCCGGCATTTCGAGAGTTACGTGTTTCCTACCCCCTGACCATGAAATCAACTTACATCACTACCACCCATTTTTtggaagaaataaaaatcgctaaaaagcgaGAGATCTGGTGCTCAatgcgggagaaggggtccaaaatcttgagactcctgcctaatgcgggagagttgacacaAATATGGAGAATGCTCACAGAAGAATTCGATTTcaatgtttgacaaacatATTTGAATATTTAGGTAGGCCATAAGCCTCGAAGGTATGGTAGCAAACCATGAAACCAACTAACATCACCTCCCACTACCCAccccaccatcaacatcactgGCATCACAAACATAAAGGAAAATTAAACCTTCTCCATCCTGAAGGTTTTGGTCAtgaaattttgaattttagGTCTAAGTGGATTGATGTACTCTTCATCCCAGCAATACATTTGAAGCTTATGGTATCTTATTGTCATTCTGCAGGTATTTGAAGACAATGCCCTGTTTAACTGCGGTTATGGCTCTAAACTAAATGCACTTGGCAGAGTATCAATGGATGCAATGATGATGGATGGAAGATCAATTGACTATGGTAAAATCATGcccatgttttattttcaatttgaCTATTTGTACATAAATTGAGCCACATATCTGAAAAATAAGGAATTTACAGTCCCCAATTAGTGCCAGTGTGTTATAAACCTATCAATGTTATGCCTGTGGGGGGAGGTGCGGCAAGAGGCGGGGATTTAACATAGTTGCAGTTTTTTTAGTCAAATTTCCTACCCTTGGGGAAATTTTGGAGCTAGACCTTGAGGAATATCTTTACCCCGGGCTCTATTATTGTGATCAAATATCCCTTGTCAAGGGCCGTACGGCAGGTGAAATATAGAGACAGCATGAACTATATAACATGTGATTTCTTTTTATGGATGCGCTGAATATAGTAAAACACTGAAACATCAAGTCTGCAAACATTCTCACATCCGAgaatcaaaacaaatacagTTATTAAACATCAATCAAGCATCTGCAGTGCGTGCACCACGCTTAGCAAAAAAATTAGAACATTCCAGTCCGTGGGTCACATAAATAGGCACTAGAAGAGAAGATCTCTACtccgagaaaaaaatatataaatctcTGCCACGGGATAAACATCAAAATCACTATCTACGGGTCAGTTTAACtgttcaccccccccccccttgccgCACCCCCCATCGGCTTAACATTGATAGTTGCATTATACCTTTGAAAGAAGCTATACATGATTAGCAAAAGTTATTATCATTTTCATGATTAACAGGATTTGTTAGTATTTCCATAATTCGCGAAATAATTTATTCGTGAATCGAGGAAATAACCTTGTGGACCCTTCGCCTCCTTGCTAATGTCTAGATCTGTGAGTAGAGGATACAGAGTACTAAATAATCATTTCTATTGCTTTAGGTGGTGTTTGCGGACTAAGGAATGTAGCAAACCCAATTACAGTGGCCAAGAAGCTAATGACCAACTCTAGACACTGCCTACTTACGGGGGAAGGTGGTGACATGTTTGCACAAGAGATGGGAGTGCCTTTTGTATCTGATGAAAACCTCATTACAGAAATGAGAAGGAAACAACTGGAAGCTGCCTTAGAGGCTCTAGAGGTTAAAatggaagaaaaagaaaataatgagAAATTGCTGAAAGTGAAAGAGgacaaggaagaaaaaaagaaagatttAGAGTGTATGAGCGGTTTTGTGACAGAATTTCTATCAAAGTCTGAAAATCGTGAAGAACTGGATACTGAATTGGTCTTAAAAACGGTAAGTACAGTGGAATAGTGAACGTTAAGTGTGTCCTGTTTCCCTCAACGAACCATATTTCTACCCTTTATATATAGCTTGCAATAAACTCCAAGCCATTTCAAGGGCTACATTAGAGCAGTGGGGACtctccataaaagtagacaGAGGTGATCATCTATCGTTTGAAGTATAAAATTCTACCAGCCGCTATCCCTTGGGGGTGTTTAAAGATTCTTCCTATTCTGCTTTATTACTGTAGGCGGGTTTACACTAATGGATCATCCTATCCAACAACAACCGGACTCGAAAGTCGTCACAATATGGATGTGCTCGATGGTATAAAATGACAGCAACAAAATTCTAAAAGACTGAGTGTTTCCAGTGCTTTCTCTTAGAAATTGTCCTCATGGAAGACTTATAAACCATTATGCAAAAGTTATTACAATGATTTGGAATaatcaaattaatttaaaaCATGAATTTCATGTTTCCAGATTGAAGAAATCAAGAACATTGATGAGCATGACACTGTGAGTAATGCAAGACTTGTAATTATTGTGGATTCTCATCCTCCGTGTTAAAAATCTGTATGGTTTCAAACCTCTATTTGACTATTCTTAAAAgaatgatttattttttattcatttatgcaggatgggggggggggggggggggggcgggaggggggtgcaatgggtgcgaacgcacccgcccaaaacggccgaaggtcaactttcggttctcaatagacgtgctatgtGTAGACAAAACTACAAAGCGTAAGATAGATCACTATGGTGTGTAGTCAAattcgacaataaacgtcccgtgaaaATACTGCAAATGCattaaaaaaaccctttttttcgggggtggtcagatttttataagagaacttcccccccccccccccccccccgtaaaaattaggtccactttttttatttcgcaccccctcccgccaaaaaaaaatccttggtacgggcctgttaaGTAAGACGATGAACGGAGACCTGCAACTGACAAAATAACATACAATATAATGATACATGTTGcacacaaaaacaacataGAATAATGAATTCGACAATTGCACAAATGCACTTTaagggtagcgatgggtaAGTCTGAAGACTTGCCAAGGCGCCGAGACCCGCGTTTCAAAATCCGAGCCCGagatttttgtcaaatttcagaAACCGAGCCCGAGCTTCTCCGGTCTCTTAACTACCGAGCCCGAGCTTATCTTTCGAGGTTGTTTTCGGATAACTTGTTcgaggtatgtcataaacatcattttgaaaaaagaataagtagagttacagtacattcttgcTACACAACGAAATAGAAGGCTAACCCGCAGCATgataacaacataaaacagatcgCGTTTAACAAAAATCCGAGATCCAGATCGCGTTTTAAAGACCGAGACTCCGAGGCCGTGGTAAAAACAGCGAGGCTCCGAGACCCCCAAAATTTTGGAAAAACGAGAATTTTTGCGAGACTTTCGAATTTTCGAGgtacccatcgctacccctCCTTTAAGGTCGCGCTTAACCTGGTACCTAAATGTCTCAAAGCTATACAGGCTCCTGGTGCTACAGTGCTACATGCCTTTAGCAATCTCAGGGTTTAAAACCTCTATATTTGTCTATTTTTAAAGGTTGGTGCTGTAGCAATAGACGAGTTTGGCAATGTTGCATGTGGCACATCAACAGGAGGGATGACTGGTGTTTATCATGGTAGAGTCGGTGATTCTCCCATTATTGGCTGTGGAGGTTATGCAGATAATGAGATTGCTGCCATTTCAACTACTGGCTCAGGGGAATTTCTTCTTCGATGCACACTTGCCAGGTACACTTGTCTTCTAGAGAATGTTGGAAGTACTGTTACCTAGGGTATGAGCGGGGGTggatggagggggagggggggtgaaaTGAACAAGCACAATTAGTGAATCAAGggagaaggaaaaaaaaatgaattagcACAGTGGAGAATTCAGGAGGTTGTGGTGCTCCAAAGGGAGGGAAATGTATGGGAATTAAAATCCGTGTTCCTTTCTCTTTACACAGTCATTCGATGTACATGATGCAGAGTGGCAAAACTCCAACAGAGTCTGTCTTTGCTGCATTGGACAACATGGATAAACGGATTGGGGGCAAAGGCGGCATGATTGTTTTGGACTGCGAGGGAAACGCTGCTATTGCACACAGCACCCCGCACATGCCATGGGCTCAGCGCAGAGAAGATGTGACAGCATTTGGTGTCTATCCTGGGGATGCTATGGCTGAAGTGTACTCTACTGAAGGCATGAAAATAGTTGAGGCTCCTGGAGTAGCCTGTAAACAATATTCTGGCTCAAATGTAACCTCCTATGGTATAGGACAAGATAGTCTTGTGGCTGGGATGGATTTTTAGAAGTCTATTGAGATAACCAAGGGGTATATTTTGCACATTTAAGACAACAGGTTGTTAACAATTTCTTTTGATGCATAAAGCAGTGCTGTTGTGTCCATAGCTACCAGGGGTCCTGCCCCccagtaaacaaaacaaaaaaataggtACAGCAGTCTTCTGTGCTTTGACTAAGTTGGTAAAATAATCGTGTCAATCGTTGACGTGTTGCATGTAATTCTACATCCATGATGGAAAACAGCAAACTCCAGCCAGTTGCCACTAAAATGCTCCTAAATGGGAGCCCGAGATTTCTATGAACTGATAGTTGGACTTTAGCTCAAAACGCACGCGTTTACGCTATGAGCTGATAGATAGCGAGTAGGTAGGCCAAACAGCCCGCACCATTCCCAGTAGATCACTTGTTTGAATCAAATGATATCTTTGATATCATCAAGTAAAGCACATACGCCCTTTAAAAACATATCTATTTGCTAATTAGATGCTTCTTTCCTGTTTCGACTCAGTATAGCATGCACACATGCTTTAGTGTTGCGAGAGAGGATTTGGTTAAAGCGCACGGTCAAAGATATTATAAAGAGCAAGacagtttatttatttcacgAATTTATTTCTTAAAACGAATATATTTCTTAACATGTGAACGAGATAACTTGTGAGCCTATTCGTAGATCAGGGTTTGTACAATTTTTCACAAATCAAATTCAAGTACTTTCAAAGACTTTTTCAATGACTTTCTGTAGAAATTCAAGTAGTTTAAAAACGATAAAACCACATAGACAATATACGGTCAATAATGTTTTAGAGTCACCAACTTTGCTGAAGCTCGTTTTAATTGTACATGACTCATACCTTACATTTAAGGCAAAAAATTATGCATTTATGATTCACTGGTGAGCAACATGCATTCATGATTAACTGGTAGCAAATGCTACTAAAACAGTGATTTCACGCAAACTAGACTGATTTCAAGCGAAACGCTTAAATGACTACAATATTTCAACTTTTTGCGAGAAATTTCTTCCACGTCTTTTAAAGCCCAAGTCCACCGATATCTGTAATGTGATCATGAACAACTCTTTGGGCAATAAAGCTTCTTtccttaacacattgacccctcaaccggcctgtaccggctttgagagtacccacaaccccaagaattcataaatgcaaaataaacacaaaaagatatagatactcaggcatcagtctaagggataaatggtcttgatatgcatccaaccaaggtgttggcatctactcttaagccaaataatagcacaggttctttgacaaatttcaaatcgaacagggaaagaaaagcagaatcacccctctcaataaaacgctcaaaataccacaaagggagagagatcagcaaacacagctcaagacacaaatatatacctttattctgatcctccaggttcatttccatggcctcaaaacacaatgtccactccttgaaggcttgtaaaaaaaCTTGGGTGCCTTTACAGaatgcaaagcattctggaaGATCcagagaaaaattcacgaggggagggccagtcaacactcctctccccaaagtcagatggtttttcaccccgaagccaaacaaatcaattccaggtcatacagacccagaaaagcagtgtaaacaattttgaaatcaaTTTGGTTCCAAAAAAgtcagcatttaggagagctgtggtgattcattagaaaattattcttatccaggcaaagccaaacaagaaaaaatcatcatgaatccacctttgcttgcaaatatccataagcaaagcactcaattatgcccctaatagacttcatgatgtcctgagacactctcctaatatgctcatagctgtatttttgatgaaaaatacaagcaaccatcaacttgtgctggcttcagcacaacgacgagggattaaaagtggggaccgcaaagcactgttggaaagcttggataccgctgactaggtgcacctgtgtttgattttgacaggctgtataaaactcagaataggagggaggtatctgttttcagtctgttttttattttgtaaattcagctaaaaaatagccagTCAACGGGTTAAGGTTTCAACCATCAGCTGGCGATTTACCAAGAATCCCCTTGACAAGCTTTCCATTACAGTTTTCCGAGACCACTCTGCGAAGCCAGATGCTGCAGGAAGAACTTGTCCAGCCTATCTTGCTTGTagttaaaatccaaaaacagTGTCTTCTGAGCTTTCTCTGCTTTTTCGACAAACTCCGTATACTGGAGCACCAGGGGGTACATTTTTACCGGCGCGCTTGCACTCCACCATCTTCGTCAGTAAGAGCTTAAATTTGGAGATGCACACTTCTTTCCCCAGGACAATATGAGTGGAAACTAGGCAGATTATGTTTATTCTGGCCATGGAATACGCAATTGGGGTCTTCTCTAGTCAGGCCAGTACCCAgggtacccccccccctcccccacaacggccaaaggtccactttcgattctcaatagacgtgctattatttgtagaAACTCCCCCTCGAAAATATATGGTCttctttttcggatttcgcacccctccccccaagaaaaatcctgggtacgggcctccTAGTAGCTTCTGCACGACACAAGAAATCCCGGAACGCCTGCTTGAATTGGTAAACCTGAAAATATTGGTAAACCTGAAAATATTCAAatcgaaaaaataataaaaagaaaacccACGGACATGAAGAGAGTGGAAAAAATAGGAAATACTGAGTTTACATTACTTGGCTCGTAAATAGCACTATTAGATGAAGTACTGACCCCCTATTCCAAcatctatatcttacaaaaaaactactgtaagtcGATGCACTATGCTTTATGGTTAGAGCCTCCTATGAAATTCTTCAATATACTTTCCTGACGTTCACTGACTTTATTGTCTGCCAAAAGCGTCTTCACCTTTCTATTTTCCAAAAATTTTACATCTATCCTCTTGATATCAAGGTATGTTTCCTTCTGTGACAAGTCAATCTTAGTCAACTTAAATGCAGAGTTTGGTGGCTGGAGACATCTGGTTTAATGAATCTCTTCATTAAATCTTGGATCAAATGTAGCATCCTTGATGACTTTGAAAGACTTTGAATTGGGTGTTGGATACTTCTTCTCTCGAAGCACTGCTTGCACATATCGACACATAAGCCTCGATGTTGTCCCATGTCGACCCATAGTTCTTTAGCCCTTACAGAGACAGGGACATTCTCAAGCCATCTGTGCTAACAGAACTTGAGGGGGGGAACGGTAATCCTGTTAGTTCTTTTAAGTCCTCTCTTCTAGCAGGACAGTCGACAAAAAACCAATAAACTGAATAAAAGTACCTCCTCCACATTCCACTGAGAAGCTTTGCAATGCATTCAAATGCATTGCAAAGCACAATGCATCCACAATGCATTTAAAGCTCCCGCTTTAAATGCATTGTGGATAACGCGTAGACCACATGAACCCACATTAATGAGATTTGGGGTGCTTTCGTTGGCCTCCAGACGTCAATCAATGCCACTTGATTGCAAAAGAAGTTTTCATAACTTGAAACATGTCCTGTGCAGTTGCATGACCCATGAATACATAGGTGACATATCTAGTCTTGACTCTTGGCGTTATCTCGTAACAATATCTGACATGGATGGAGCTCAGATTGGCAGGTCATTCGATTGCAAAGGTGAAATCTATGTTCTTATAGATTTGCCTGGGCAGTTGACACATTTTCCATAAGCCATATTTAAATATAGAAGACCCTCTTTTCTTTGCAGCGACTGTCTTCTGGCTGATCACTAACTCTTTTTTTTCACGGTTTATCTGcttgttttataaaagaaaaggaacaaaaacaaatctcaagtagtaatattttattaaacaaaagaaattatttaatttaaGGTCTGATAACCATAACAGGCAATCTGATTAGTTGGGGAGGGGACATGCAATTATAGATATTCTGGAAAAAAAGACTGCTTTTTGGTGGCTGAGTGGGAGGGGCACAACCCGTGTGCCCACCCCGAGCTGCATGCCTGTACACACCCAGTAAGCCATTTGGATCTAAGTGGTGACCATGAAAATAGCTATTGAAATGATTAACTTTACATGTGTTGACATATAGTGTACAATAAAGAATTTATGATCTCCTGCTTATTTCTTACAATAGATTCTGTTTACAAAAATACACCACAGTGTTCAATGGAGCCCACTGATTTCTGAAGAATCTCCTCTATGGCTTTGTATGTGCCTTCCtttgatttgtttattgtttttttttctaagaaaTATTCTCTATCTCTTATTGAATGTCATATTCttaataaaacattttaatgaaaaatgaaacatttGCAATAAGAACTAGAGGattctgttgtgtttgatattCTTTAGCCTATCCATTTgactttataatatttttgtctaaacaatatatatagtagatcttattgtttattttgcactTACATAAATGAAATAGTaattaacaataaaaacaattaaacaGTAGTTACATTATGGCTCATTTTGGGTGTAACAGCAAATTTACCATAATATGAAACgtagctaaagttttcccgtaTTTTATTATGGTTCTAGCTCCACTGTGACTTTGTTCTCTTTGCTATTGTAGCCCTCTACCCCTAGAGATATCATCTGGTGTATGAGGAATAGGATATTAAACACACGATGATACTAGGCTGCTACCAATTTAAAATCCTGATATATGTGACAAGATGACTTGTGCCGAGTGTACCCAAACGTCTTGTCAATTGTACGGGGGGAAGAAAGAGACCACAGACCAAACTGTTGAGACCCACTGCTTTACTATGGAAGAGCTGGAACTAACTGTAGACGAACTAGAACTTGAACTTTAGACGAACTTTGGACGAATTAGAACTTGAACTTTAGACGAACTTTGGACGAACTAGAACTTGAACTTTAGACGAACTTTGGACGAACTAGAACTTGAACTTTAGACGAACTTAATACAATTTTACGGTTGCTCCTTTCATAGGCAGGGTGCATCTGCGTGTGTATGCCTAGGCACTCATGGGTTACGTGTACCATTACATCATAAATGAAGAAGTTCATTGGTTTACCAGATTTTCTAGGTAACGGGTACACGGGTTGGCCCAGGGGTGAATACATAAACAGGACATGCGCAGATGCTGTTTAAAGGCATATTTTCCAACATAAAACTAATATAAAATTAGTAAAAGTAGCAACAGAAAGGAAGAGCTAAATCTAACGTAACTGACGGTACTAAAAACTTTAACTAAAattcaaaaaggaaaaagttATAATCGAAAAACTCAAAGGTTAATTATGTTGTCAGATAAGACAAAGTGTCAACAAAAACGAAGTCTTTGAAGTTGCTACTGCAAATTAACTAAACATGTTTCTTTTATTAAATCTCACACCTAAGGGTCTTTGAAGTTAGGGCCGCCAATCAACTGAATATGATTCTCTTATTAAACATGTATCCTCAATTTGAATCCCTTCGAGATAACGCAACACAAATCACCCAAGTGTGCAACCCTTAATCATCAAGGCCCGCGTACAAGTTGCAAGGCTTAGGCTTGTTAATTTGTACTGTATGGTACACAAAAGGATAGAGCGTTATTACATACACACACTTCCAATATCGCTATGCCGTGCTATTGTGTTAATATAGTGcttattttagatgtttacGGTGCcgtataaaatatttaacttgtAGCcactaaataaatataaaaacttAATATCACTCTTATGACATATACATCCAGATATTCCATATGGCCCTCTCATTTGgcaccaaaatatttttgtctaaACAATATAATAGCATAAATGGtcttgttgtttactttgtgCTTACAAGTGAAATGATAAATACCTTAAACAATGGAGACCAATATATATTGTTCATAACAATGACTCACTTTGGTTTAACAGCCAATTTGATCCTAACCCCCTTTTACTTTTATGGGGCCACATGGTGTTTCTAACCCCAATACCCAGTCAGAATTAACATTGCT encodes:
- the LOC5509706 gene encoding isoaspartyl peptidase/L-asparaginase isoform X2, with protein sequence MQRSYEVETDVKTHRRNRVDLKEQNLPPAAPQETDQGPTPDKKQDNPATKAPEVFEDNALFNCGYGSKLNALGRVSMDAMMMDGRSIDYGGVCGLRNVANPITVAKKLMTNSRHCLLTGEGGDMFAQEMGVPFVSDENLITEMRRKQLEAALEALEVKMEEKENNEKLLKVKEDKEEKKKDLECMSGFVTEFLSKSENREELDTELVLKTIEEIKNIDEHDTVGAVAIDEFGNVACGTSTGGMTGVYHGRVGDSPIIGCGGYADNEIAAISTTGSGEFLLRCTLASHSMYMMQSGKTPTESVFAALDNMDKRIGGKGGMIVLDCEGNAAIAHSTPHMPWAQRREDVTAFGVYPGDAMAEVYSTEGMKIVEAPGVACKQYSGSNVTSYGIGQDSLVAGMDF
- the LOC5509706 gene encoding isoaspartyl peptidase/L-asparaginase isoform X1, with translation MAKNTSRRFSPCIVVHGGSHAIIPDQAVKQLLVHGVKNAANAGYEVLKKGGKNAVIDAVEAAIRVFEDNALFNCGYGSKLNALGRVSMDAMMMDGRSIDYGGVCGLRNVANPITVAKKLMTNSRHCLLTGEGGDMFAQEMGVPFVSDENLITEMRRKQLEAALEALEVKMEEKENNEKLLKVKEDKEEKKKDLECMSGFVTEFLSKSENREELDTELVLKTIEEIKNIDEHDTVGAVAIDEFGNVACGTSTGGMTGVYHGRVGDSPIIGCGGYADNEIAAISTTGSGEFLLRCTLASHSMYMMQSGKTPTESVFAALDNMDKRIGGKGGMIVLDCEGNAAIAHSTPHMPWAQRREDVTAFGVYPGDAMAEVYSTEGMKIVEAPGVACKQYSGSNVTSYGIGQDSLVAGMDF